The following proteins come from a genomic window of Paracoccus sp. MBLB3053:
- a CDS encoding ABC transporter ATP-binding protein — MRTPNDLELANLSKRYGDTVAVNGISHIFAPASYVCLLGPSGCGKSTTLRMIAGHESVSDGNIVLEGKEISHLAPAQRGTAMMFQSYALFPHLSVEDNVAFSLKMKGVDKATRMAKAHKLLELVAMDHLSKRMPAQLSGGQQQRVALARALITEPRVLLLDEPLSALDPFLRIRMRAELKRLQRELEITFIHVTHGQDEALALADEVVVMNNAAIEQAGSPRQVWSRPRTEFVARFMGGHNVITVNGERYAIRSDVIRIGNEGLPATATGVEYQGDRVAITTRTEAEEEIVALLPEEHFFGQPINPGDAVNLGWDARWQHPLEA; from the coding sequence ATGCGCACCCCGAACGATCTCGAGCTTGCCAATCTCAGCAAGCGGTATGGCGATACGGTGGCCGTGAACGGCATCAGCCATATTTTCGCACCTGCCAGCTATGTCTGCCTGCTTGGCCCTTCGGGCTGCGGCAAATCGACGACCCTGCGGATGATCGCGGGGCACGAAAGCGTGTCGGACGGCAATATCGTGCTGGAAGGGAAGGAAATCTCGCACCTGGCGCCGGCGCAGCGCGGCACGGCGATGATGTTTCAAAGCTATGCCCTGTTTCCGCATCTTTCGGTCGAAGACAACGTCGCCTTCAGCCTGAAGATGAAGGGGGTCGACAAGGCGACAAGAATGGCCAAGGCGCACAAGCTCTTGGAACTCGTCGCGATGGACCACCTGTCAAAGCGGATGCCGGCCCAGCTTTCCGGGGGTCAGCAGCAGCGCGTAGCCTTGGCGCGCGCGCTGATCACCGAGCCGCGCGTGCTGCTGCTGGACGAGCCCCTGTCCGCCTTGGACCCGTTTCTGCGCATCCGGATGCGGGCCGAGTTGAAGCGGTTGCAACGCGAGCTTGAGATCACCTTCATCCATGTCACCCATGGTCAGGACGAAGCCCTGGCCTTGGCGGATGAGGTTGTCGTCATGAACAATGCGGCGATCGAACAGGCTGGCTCGCCCCGCCAAGTCTGGAGCCGCCCGCGCACTGAGTTCGTGGCGCGGTTCATGGGCGGACACAATGTGATCACAGTGAACGGCGAGCGTTACGCCATCCGATCGGACGTCATCCGGATCGGGAACGAGGGCCTGCCTGCAACAGCCACGGGCGTCGAATATCAGGGGGATCGCGTCGCGATCACCACGCGCACGGAAGCAGAGGAGGAAATCGTCGCATTGCTTCCGGAAGAACACTTCTTCGGTCAGCCGATCAATCCCGGTGATGCCGTCAATCTCGGCTGGGATGCTCGTTGGCAGCACCCGCTGGAAGCCTGA
- a CDS encoding ABC transporter substrate-binding protein, whose translation MSRMRFSRRSLLKTGGAAVAASAFPAPMIWAQEIKDVTLRQFGTGVSNLNEVAQKVKEDLGFTLEMTALDSDSVTQRAATQPDSFDIADIEYWICKKVWPTGNLQAMDTSKIKNYDKIVGIFKDGKLTPESVIAQGTAPHTVGFVEGPDSKAFATEQTQWMTLIPTIYNADTLGIRPDLIGRPIETWAELLNPEFKGKASILDISSIGIMDMAMVCESMGEIKYGDKGNMTKEEIDKTIAIFTEAKKAGQFRAFWKSFDESVNLMASGEVVIQSMWSPAITAVKTRGIPCVYQPLKEGYRSWGGGIGLSKSLNGIALDAAYEYINWYLSGWVGGFLMRQGYYSAVPETSKEHMTPNEWGYWFEGKAAAEDISNPFGDVMAKAGEVRDGGSFYERMGAVACWNSVMDENQYMVRKWNEFIAS comes from the coding sequence ATGTCCAGAATGAGATTTTCCCGCCGTTCGCTTCTCAAGACCGGTGGTGCCGCCGTCGCCGCTTCGGCCTTTCCCGCGCCGATGATCTGGGCGCAGGAGATCAAGGATGTCACCTTGCGCCAGTTCGGCACGGGTGTGTCGAACCTCAATGAGGTCGCCCAGAAGGTCAAGGAAGACCTGGGGTTCACGCTTGAGATGACTGCGCTCGATAGCGACAGCGTCACCCAGCGCGCCGCGACCCAGCCCGACAGTTTCGACATCGCCGATATCGAATACTGGATCTGCAAGAAGGTCTGGCCGACCGGCAACCTGCAGGCGATGGATACGTCGAAGATCAAGAACTACGACAAGATCGTCGGGATCTTCAAGGATGGCAAGCTGACGCCGGAAAGCGTCATTGCGCAGGGCACCGCGCCGCACACGGTCGGCTTTGTCGAAGGGCCCGACAGCAAGGCATTTGCGACAGAACAGACCCAGTGGATGACCCTTATCCCCACGATCTACAATGCAGACACGCTGGGTATTCGTCCCGACCTCATCGGCCGTCCGATCGAGACCTGGGCCGAGCTTCTGAACCCGGAATTCAAGGGCAAGGCCTCGATCCTCGACATCTCGTCCATTGGCATCATGGACATGGCCATGGTCTGCGAATCCATGGGCGAGATCAAATACGGCGACAAGGGCAACATGACCAAGGAGGAGATCGACAAGACGATCGCGATCTTCACCGAGGCCAAAAAAGCTGGCCAGTTCCGTGCCTTCTGGAAGTCTTTTGATGAAAGCGTGAACCTGATGGCCTCGGGCGAGGTCGTCATCCAGTCGATGTGGTCGCCCGCCATCACCGCCGTCAAGACACGCGGCATTCCCTGCGTCTACCAGCCGCTGAAGGAAGGCTATCGCAGCTGGGGCGGCGGAATTGGCCTGTCGAAATCGCTCAACGGCATCGCGCTGGACGCGGCCTATGAATATATCAACTGGTATCTCTCGGGCTGGGTCGGCGGCTTCCTGATGCGCCAGGGCTATTATTCTGCCGTGCCTGAAACCTCGAAAGAGCACATGACTCCCAACGAATGGGGCTACTGGTTCGAGGGCAAGGCTGCCGCCGAGGATATCTCCAACCCCTTCGGCGATGTCATGGCAAAGGCCGGCGAGGTCCGCGACGGAGGCTCGTTCTACGAGCGCATGGGAGCGGTCGCCTGCTGGAACTCGGTCATGGACGAGAACCAGTACATGGTCCGCAAATGGAACGAATTCATCGCCTCATGA
- a CDS encoding ABC transporter permease, producing the protein MSLSKSETLRGWALASPLVLVLLAFLVLPIVMIVIVSFWQATEFSIVPAFSLENYEFLFTSPVTYKVFWATFRYALITWATTLLIGFTVAYYLAFHIRSSHMQTVLFLVCTIPFLTSNIIRMISWIPFLGRNGIANQALIGMGVIDQPLEWLLYSDFSVILAFVHLYTLFMIVPIFNTMMRIDRSLIEAARDNGASGWQILTNVIIPLSKPGIMIGTIFVLTLVMGDFITVRFMSGSQAANVGRLISNDISLLQYPSASATSVVLLITVLLIIGTLMRFVNIRREL; encoded by the coding sequence ATGTCGCTTTCCAAATCCGAAACACTCAGGGGATGGGCGCTTGCCTCCCCTCTCGTCCTGGTGCTTCTGGCCTTTCTGGTCCTGCCGATCGTCATGATCGTGATCGTCAGCTTCTGGCAGGCAACCGAATTTTCGATCGTGCCGGCTTTCTCGCTTGAGAATTACGAATTCCTTTTCACCTCGCCAGTCACATACAAGGTGTTCTGGGCGACCTTTCGCTATGCGCTGATCACCTGGGCGACAACCTTGCTGATCGGTTTCACGGTAGCCTATTACCTCGCGTTCCACATCCGTTCCAGCCACATGCAGACGGTGCTGTTTCTTGTCTGCACCATCCCGTTCCTGACCTCGAACATCATCCGGATGATCTCGTGGATTCCGTTTCTTGGCCGCAACGGCATCGCCAATCAGGCGCTGATCGGCATGGGGGTGATAGATCAGCCGCTGGAATGGCTGCTCTATTCCGATTTTTCGGTGATTCTGGCCTTCGTGCATCTCTATACGCTTTTCATGATCGTGCCGATCTTCAACACCATGATGCGGATCGACCGATCGCTGATCGAAGCCGCCCGAGACAATGGCGCGTCGGGCTGGCAGATCCTGACCAACGTGATCATTCCGCTTTCGAAACCCGGCATCATGATCGGTACCATCTTCGTGCTGACGCTGGTGATGGGGGATTTCATCACCGTGCGTTTCATGTCCGGTTCTCAGGCCGCGAATGTCGGGCGTCTGATCTCGAACGACATCTCGTTGCTGCAATACCCGTCCGCATCGGCAACTTCGGTCGTTCTGCTCATCACCGTCTTGCTGATCATCGGCACGCTGATGCGCTTCGTGAATATTCGCAGGGAGCTCTGA
- a CDS encoding ABC transporter permease, producing the protein MEPRPRSFYWLTAFFVLFVIFLYGPTITIGILSFQGPQGGLTFPMNGVSFHWFHNLFEQQAVGDIWGAFRRSFALGLMVMVATVVISVMAGLAFRKRFAGSGALFYLTIASLVIPSILVSLGVGLIFNQVGAKVHWSSSGFGAQLTWTLPFGLLIMFAVFNRFDKRFEEAARDQGATPWQTIRHVVLPIIAPSVVGVALFGFSLSYDEFARTLLTAGSHNTLPLEIFGMTTNVTKPVIYALGTLTTVFSFLIIVAFLGTLWVIGKRRRDRA; encoded by the coding sequence ATGGAACCGCGTCCGCGCAGCTTCTATTGGCTGACCGCCTTCTTCGTCCTGTTCGTGATCTTCCTCTACGGCCCCACGATCACCATCGGCATCCTCAGCTTTCAGGGCCCTCAGGGCGGCCTGACTTTCCCGATGAATGGCGTATCGTTCCACTGGTTTCACAACCTGTTCGAACAGCAGGCGGTGGGCGACATCTGGGGGGCATTCCGCCGCTCCTTCGCCCTGGGGCTAATGGTGATGGTCGCAACCGTGGTGATCTCGGTCATGGCAGGTCTTGCATTCCGGAAGCGCTTTGCCGGATCGGGTGCGCTTTTCTACCTGACGATCGCCTCGCTCGTGATCCCCTCGATCCTGGTTTCTCTGGGGGTCGGTCTGATCTTCAACCAGGTCGGTGCCAAGGTGCACTGGTCCAGTTCGGGCTTCGGGGCGCAACTAACCTGGACCCTGCCCTTTGGCCTGCTCATCATGTTCGCGGTCTTCAACCGCTTCGACAAGCGCTTCGAGGAGGCCGCGCGCGACCAGGGCGCCACGCCCTGGCAGACGATCCGCCATGTGGTCCTGCCGATTATCGCCCCCTCCGTCGTCGGGGTGGCGCTTTTCGGTTTCTCCCTTTCATATGATGAATTCGCGCGGACGCTCCTCACGGCGGGCAGCCATAACACCCTGCCCCTCGAAATCTTCGGGATGACGACAAACGTGACCAAGCCGGTGATCTACGCGCTTGGGACGCTGACGACTGTTTTTTCCTTTCTCATCATCGTCGCATTTCTCGGCACGCTTTGGGTCATCGGCAAGCGGCGCCGGGATCGGGCTTGA
- a CDS encoding aspartate/glutamate racemase family protein: MRLLYLNPNSSRHMTDSIVEAARRARPDVEIVGWTNEGAPPAIQGPDDGAAAIPGLVAALPRARIEGFDAIVIACFDDTGLEQLRKNAHCPVLGIGQSACATATLLGLPYSVVTTLSVSVPVIAENIRRGGYAALCTSVRASEMSVLTVEAGGDEVCQRLAAVIGEAAQAEGARAAVLGCAGMAGLKQQLSTMTAQRLIDGVEASVHLAAAMAAMR, encoded by the coding sequence ATGCGGCTGCTTTATCTCAACCCCAACTCGTCAAGGCATATGACGGACAGCATCGTCGAGGCCGCGCGACGAGCCCGTCCCGATGTCGAGATCGTCGGCTGGACCAACGAAGGTGCTCCTCCCGCAATCCAGGGTCCGGACGACGGCGCGGCTGCCATCCCGGGCCTTGTCGCAGCGCTTCCACGGGCGCGGATCGAGGGGTTTGACGCGATCGTCATCGCCTGCTTTGACGATACCGGCCTTGAGCAATTGCGCAAGAACGCCCATTGCCCTGTGCTGGGGATTGGCCAATCCGCCTGCGCGACAGCTACGCTGCTGGGGCTTCCCTATTCGGTCGTGACAACCCTGTCCGTTTCGGTTCCCGTAATTGCCGAAAACATCCGCCGTGGTGGCTACGCGGCGCTTTGCACGTCAGTCAGAGCGTCGGAAATGTCAGTGCTGACCGTCGAGGCCGGGGGTGACGAGGTCTGCCAACGATTGGCTGCAGTGATCGGCGAAGCGGCCCAGGCGGAAGGCGCCCGGGCCGCTGTTCTGGGCTGCGCCGGCATGGCGGGTCTCAAGCAGCAGCTTTCGACCATGACAGCCCAGCGTCTGATTGACGGCGTTGAGGCCTCGGTTCATCTGGCCGCGGCCATGGCTGCAATGCGCTAG
- a CDS encoding catalase codes for MAKPYDSMTGEGGDTQQIGRGDTPVMTTNHGTPISDNQNSLKAGARGPTLLEDFILREKIFHFDHERIPERIVHARGSVAHGYFECTDPIPDLSRASLFSEQGKRTEVIVRFSTVAGGAGSVDTPRDVRGFATKFYTDEGNWDLVGNNIPVFFIQDAIKFPDLIHSVKMEADRGFPQAASAHDTFWDFVSLMPESLHTVLWAMSDRGIPRSYRMMEGFGIHTFKLVNAEGQESFVKFHWRPRLGTQSLIWDESAKIQGADNDFHRRDLWEAIANGDYPEYDLAIQVFDQELAASLPYDVLDPTKIIPEEVVPLRVIGRMVLDRNPDNHFAENEQLAFLPSNVVPGIDFSDDPLLHGRLFSYLDTQKSRLGTTNFHQIPVNAPKCPYANMMRDGMMQTHVPKGRANYEPNSLAEAGEDGGPRPRQEGFRTASQPVEGEKLRVRPETFADHYSQPRMFWKSQTANEQAHIASAITFELSKVALQHVRLRVLSQLRNVDEELAERVAKGLALSLPDRAPAARDPVALEPSEALSIQKRWHATLEGRKVGILFAEGSEKAAVDRLISQIRDAGGTPFTIAPKVGGIALEGGKMEADGQLAGSPSWIFDAVAVVLSSEAAGKLAHDSAAVGFVMDAFAHLKAIGHDDGAKPLLDRAGIKADEGVTDLASLPKAATLRYWDREKKIRDLA; via the coding sequence ATGGCGAAACCCTATGACAGCATGACGGGCGAAGGCGGCGACACGCAGCAGATCGGGCGTGGCGATACGCCGGTGATGACGACCAACCATGGCACGCCTATCTCGGACAACCAGAACAGCCTCAAAGCCGGCGCGCGCGGGCCGACCCTTTTGGAGGACTTCATCCTTCGCGAAAAGATCTTCCATTTCGACCATGAGCGCATCCCGGAACGGATCGTCCATGCCCGCGGCTCGGTTGCACACGGGTATTTCGAATGCACCGATCCGATCCCCGATCTGAGCCGGGCGAGCCTGTTTTCTGAACAAGGCAAGCGTACCGAGGTCATTGTGCGATTCTCAACGGTCGCAGGCGGTGCGGGTTCGGTCGACACCCCCCGCGACGTGCGAGGCTTTGCGACCAAGTTCTATACCGATGAGGGGAACTGGGACCTTGTCGGCAATAACATTCCGGTCTTCTTCATCCAGGATGCGATCAAGTTCCCCGACCTCATCCATTCCGTGAAGATGGAGGCCGATCGCGGCTTCCCGCAGGCGGCCTCGGCCCATGACACGTTCTGGGATTTCGTCTCTCTGATGCCCGAGTCGCTCCATACCGTGCTTTGGGCCATGTCCGATCGCGGCATCCCGCGCAGCTACAGAATGATGGAGGGCTTCGGCATCCACACATTCAAGCTGGTAAACGCCGAGGGACAGGAAAGCTTCGTCAAATTCCATTGGCGGCCCCGTCTTGGGACGCAATCATTGATCTGGGATGAAAGCGCCAAGATCCAGGGGGCCGACAACGATTTCCATCGCCGCGATCTCTGGGAGGCCATTGCGAATGGTGATTATCCTGAATACGACCTCGCCATTCAGGTCTTCGACCAGGAGCTTGCGGCAAGCCTGCCTTATGACGTGCTTGATCCGACCAAGATCATCCCGGAAGAGGTGGTGCCGCTGCGAGTGATCGGCCGGATGGTTCTGGACCGCAATCCAGACAATCACTTTGCCGAAAACGAACAGCTGGCCTTCCTGCCTTCGAATGTTGTGCCGGGCATCGACTTTTCCGACGACCCGCTGCTGCATGGGCGGCTGTTTTCATATCTCGACACGCAGAAATCGCGCCTGGGCACGACCAATTTCCACCAGATCCCGGTAAATGCGCCGAAATGCCCTTATGCCAACATGATGCGCGATGGGATGATGCAAACGCATGTCCCGAAGGGACGCGCCAATTATGAGCCGAACAGTCTTGCCGAGGCTGGCGAGGATGGCGGTCCGCGTCCGCGCCAGGAAGGTTTTCGAACGGCCAGCCAGCCCGTCGAAGGTGAAAAGCTGCGTGTCAGACCCGAGACTTTCGCCGATCATTACAGTCAACCGCGCATGTTCTGGAAGTCGCAGACCGCGAACGAACAGGCCCATATTGCCTCTGCGATCACCTTCGAGCTGTCGAAGGTTGCACTTCAGCATGTGCGTCTGCGCGTGTTGTCGCAACTGCGTAATGTCGACGAGGAGCTCGCGGAACGGGTGGCCAAGGGTTTGGCCCTGTCCCTTCCTGATCGGGCGCCGGCCGCGCGTGACCCCGTCGCGCTGGAACCTTCGGAAGCGCTTTCCATCCAGAAGCGCTGGCACGCCACGCTCGAGGGGCGCAAGGTCGGCATCCTGTTCGCGGAAGGGTCCGAGAAGGCGGCGGTGGACCGTCTGATCAGTCAGATCCGGGACGCCGGCGGCACCCCCTTCACGATTGCGCCCAAGGTCGGCGGTATTGCGCTCGAGGGCGGCAAGATGGAGGCCGACGGACAGCTTGCCGGATCGCCATCCTGGATCTTCGATGCAGTTGCCGTGGTGCTTTCCAGCGAAGCCGCGGGAAAGCTTGCCCATGACAGTGCGGCAGTGGGCTTCGTGATGGATGCCTTCGCCCATCTCAAGGCCATAGGGCATGATGATGGTGCAAAGCCGCTGCTCGATCGAGCGGGCATCAAGGCCGATGAGGGGGTCACCGATCTCGCCAGCCTGCCAAAAGCCGCGACATTGCGCTATTGGGACCGCGAAAAGAAGATCCGCGATCTCGCCTGA
- a CDS encoding TetR/AcrR family transcriptional regulator, which yields MTKPRRVPRTDGEATRRKLLEAAGGLFAENGFAETTNKAVAKCAEADIASINYHFGSRAGLYRAVLFEAHRRLISLETLENLHQSGMEPRDKLRALIEGLVSGTAGTESWHGRVLAREILSPSSHMQALKDQEIAGKLRIVLAIFSDITGISPDNPELLRCALSVFAPCVILLVARRALPFPAQGFELSRRELAEHFYQFALGGMSAIKNAGLGEPS from the coding sequence ATGACAAAGCCAAGGCGTGTACCGCGAACAGACGGGGAAGCCACCCGCCGAAAGCTCCTGGAAGCCGCCGGCGGCCTGTTCGCAGAGAATGGGTTTGCCGAAACCACCAACAAGGCGGTCGCGAAGTGCGCTGAAGCCGATATCGCCTCGATCAATTATCATTTCGGAAGTCGGGCAGGTCTCTATCGGGCGGTTCTGTTCGAGGCGCATCGGCGCTTGATCAGTCTGGAAACATTGGAGAATCTTCATCAGTCCGGAATGGAGCCGCGTGACAAGTTGCGCGCCTTGATAGAAGGACTGGTCAGCGGGACGGCAGGGACCGAAAGCTGGCACGGCAGGGTCCTTGCACGCGAAATACTTTCTCCGTCATCCCATATGCAGGCGCTCAAGGATCAGGAAATAGCTGGAAAGCTTCGGATCGTTTTGGCCATTTTCTCGGATATCACCGGGATTTCACCTGACAATCCCGAGCTACTCCGCTGTGCGCTTAGCGTCTTTGCGCCCTGTGTGATCTTGCTTGTTGCTCGTCGCGCTTTGCCTTTTCCCGCCCAAGGATTCGAGCTGTCGCGCCGGGAACTGGCCGAGCATTTCTACCAATTCGCTTTGGGTGGAATGTCGGCCATCAAGAATGCCGGCCTGGGCGAGCCGTCCTGA